A window from Sphingobacterium hotanense encodes these proteins:
- a CDS encoding RagB/SusD family nutrient uptake outer membrane protein — MSCEKFLDEKPNKKLVVLSSVKDAQALLNNTSVFITAHPTSGEFAAGDFYLLTEDWQSLSWQSHRQSYIWGDHVFNDMERNDWSLPYVAVYNANVILDAIANGEIKQGTQREIADVQGQALFYRSYALYSLLQIFAKAWDNTTSKSDLGIPLRLSSDFNIPVKRATVAECYEQIIKDMQEAVVLLNETTTLKTRPTKTAAHAFLARIYLNIGRYELARASASEALASHSQLINYNTLDTTAENPFAIFNEEVIYHVRLWNFLPYPPVPKIDPELFASYHHDDLRRTLFFISNGDGTFSYKSGYNGDDGLFNGLATDELFLIRAECYARLGQTEKGLQDLDALLSKRWKAESYIPYSTMTEVDALKIILDERRKELVFRGLRWSDLKRLNKEPRFAVTLKKKIEDKEYVLSPNDNRYVFPIPSAVIEMTGIQQNPR, encoded by the coding sequence GTGAGTTGTGAAAAATTTTTGGATGAAAAGCCAAATAAGAAATTGGTTGTCCTGTCATCGGTAAAAGACGCTCAGGCTTTATTGAACAATACGAGTGTATTTATAACGGCCCATCCTACATCGGGTGAGTTCGCCGCTGGTGATTTTTATTTGCTTACCGAAGACTGGCAATCACTTAGCTGGCAATCGCATCGGCAGAGTTATATTTGGGGAGATCATGTATTTAATGACATGGAACGAAACGACTGGTCTTTGCCGTATGTAGCCGTTTACAACGCTAACGTTATTCTAGACGCGATTGCCAATGGGGAAATCAAGCAGGGGACACAACGGGAGATCGCCGATGTGCAAGGACAGGCTTTATTTTACCGATCTTACGCCTTATATAGTTTGCTGCAAATTTTTGCAAAAGCATGGGATAACACAACATCAAAATCTGATCTTGGTATCCCTTTAAGGCTATCCTCGGATTTTAATATCCCGGTCAAACGCGCTACGGTTGCGGAATGTTACGAGCAAATCATAAAGGATATGCAAGAGGCAGTAGTTCTGTTGAATGAAACAACTACATTAAAAACTAGGCCCACAAAAACTGCTGCACACGCTTTTTTAGCCAGGATTTATCTAAACATAGGTCGGTATGAACTAGCGCGAGCTTCTGCAAGTGAGGCGCTGGCTTCACATAGCCAGCTCATAAATTATAATACGTTAGACACGACAGCCGAAAATCCATTTGCCATATTTAATGAAGAGGTAATCTATCATGTGCGGCTTTGGAACTTTTTGCCTTATCCACCGGTGCCTAAAATCGATCCTGAGTTGTTTGCGTCTTACCACCACGATGATCTTCGAAGGACGTTGTTTTTTATTAGTAATGGCGACGGGACTTTCAGTTACAAATCAGGTTACAATGGTGATGATGGACTGTTTAACGGATTGGCGACTGACGAACTGTTTCTGATAAGGGCGGAATGTTATGCCCGCCTAGGTCAAACCGAGAAAGGACTACAAGATTTGGATGCTCTACTATCAAAACGATGGAAAGCAGAATCTTACATTCCCTATTCCACAATGACAGAGGTTGATGCCTTAAAAATAATTTTGGATGAGCGAAGAAAAGAATTAGTATTTAGGGGACTGAGATGGTCTGATTTAAAGCGCTTGAATAAAGAGCCTAGATTCGCTGTGACTCTGAAGAAGAAGATAGAAGATAAGGAGTATGTATTATCGCCTAACGATAATAGGTATGTATTTCCCATTCCATCTGCCGTCATTGAAATGACCGGGATTCAGCAGAATCCACGTTAG
- a CDS encoding MauE/DoxX family redox-associated membrane protein, with the protein MTDLQFELSNRKHMKRMLNISHIYRMIIILLLALWLPVTIDKILDFSAFKSGILNQPFPDLLGYILIYLLPVLEIATVATLVVSRFQKLGLTMSISLLTAFSTYIAIALLGTWEQLPCGCGSVINGMNWMQHLILNLTFLILSVWGLYLWKKQRGSKVGDDTVAGGSAKRRL; encoded by the coding sequence ATGACTGATCTCCAATTTGAGCTTAGCAATCGAAAGCATATGAAACGCATGTTAAACATATCTCACATCTACAGAATGATTATCATACTTCTATTGGCTCTTTGGTTACCCGTCACCATTGATAAGATATTAGATTTTTCGGCATTCAAATCTGGAATCCTTAACCAACCATTTCCTGATCTTCTCGGATATATCCTTATCTATCTCCTTCCTGTTCTGGAAATAGCAACGGTAGCCACTCTGGTCGTATCGAGATTCCAAAAGCTTGGATTGACCATGTCGATCTCATTACTAACAGCGTTCAGCACGTACATAGCTATAGCTTTACTGGGTACCTGGGAGCAATTACCCTGTGGATGCGGATCCGTTATAAACGGCATGAACTGGATGCAGCACCTGATTCTCAACCTTACCTTTTTGATACTCAGTGTATGGGGACTATACTTATGGAAAAAACAGCGTGGCAGTAAAGTCGGAGACGATACAGTCGCGGGCGGGTCGGCCAAAAGACGGTTATAA
- a CDS encoding Crp/Fnr family transcriptional regulator translates to MNQITPLNKDLKFFVEFWNESCVLSGYQVSWIKSQCKVLLTKRHQILSNTVNKSHYFYFVSRGLLAHIEYLPSGKRKIFNLAYAGMALSTTVNLYSQKRISGDLVSLRSGAVIAIPYSSILACSSEDAAINELMSRLIQQQLQFLHRLRIVCWSLRPSERYQLFIKLLSEVDIRISQFEQADLLGISRSCIQQQKRKLLFQK, encoded by the coding sequence ATGAACCAGATCACTCCCCTGAATAAAGACCTGAAGTTCTTCGTTGAATTTTGGAACGAGTCCTGCGTATTATCGGGCTACCAGGTGTCATGGATAAAATCACAATGCAAGGTGTTGCTAACCAAAAGGCATCAAATCCTATCCAATACAGTAAATAAGTCCCATTATTTTTATTTCGTTTCGCGCGGCCTTTTAGCGCATATCGAATATCTCCCTTCCGGCAAGCGCAAAATCTTCAACCTGGCTTATGCTGGAATGGCTCTTTCCACTACGGTAAATCTTTACAGCCAGAAACGTATTTCCGGCGACCTGGTATCACTTCGTTCTGGAGCAGTTATCGCCATTCCCTACTCCTCCATTTTAGCCTGTAGTTCTGAAGATGCGGCTATAAACGAGTTGATGTCGAGACTGATTCAACAACAATTACAGTTTCTGCATAGGCTTCGGATCGTATGCTGGAGCTTACGCCCATCAGAACGATATCAGCTATTTATTAAACTGCTATCCGAAGTCGATATTCGAATCAGTCAGTTCGAACAAGCCGATCTGTTAGGCATTTCCCGATCCTGCATTCAGCAACAAAAAAGGAAACTTCTGTTTCAAAAGTAA
- a CDS encoding histidine kinase: MGNPNLSFLTVLLSIPIFALIFYSLSYILDNFFARKLYIKTVTWILIIYSLVAYLLFAINHDYHGLGVVYGKYLVKNKDFNPILFLQSYLILIGHFTFLAILGFQYNSRLRTVIEMNKEMQLRLDEQKLRQEYEYASLAQQVPPHLLVNVFQSWAYQIKASHPVLADQMDQMYSLIHYFMESSHPDAPRTVLLVEEIEMVRQYVQIENFVSHVPLNISWQVSDAVHALMLPPTTLMTLVMNALKHGDAHCSDKPVEIVIQPAPDSVEIHVRNPIPAVRKGLASHGLGLSNLSRRLEMTFGSGHKFVHGFTSQGYSAEISIYKCGSLN; encoded by the coding sequence ATGGGTAATCCAAATCTCAGCTTCTTGACCGTTTTGCTTTCCATCCCGATTTTTGCGTTAATCTTTTACTCTCTTTCTTACATCCTTGACAATTTTTTTGCTAGGAAACTATACATTAAAACAGTGACTTGGATACTAATTATATACAGCCTTGTCGCGTATCTTTTGTTTGCTATTAATCACGATTACCATGGTCTGGGAGTTGTCTATGGAAAATATCTGGTGAAAAACAAAGATTTCAATCCCATACTTTTTCTGCAAAGCTATCTTATACTCATCGGACATTTTACTTTTCTTGCGATCCTAGGCTTCCAATACAACAGCCGCCTCAGAACCGTTATTGAAATGAACAAAGAGATGCAACTGCGCCTCGATGAACAGAAGCTAAGGCAGGAATATGAATATGCAAGTTTAGCGCAACAGGTCCCTCCACATCTGCTGGTGAATGTATTCCAGTCTTGGGCATATCAAATCAAGGCCTCACATCCCGTACTGGCCGATCAAATGGATCAGATGTATAGCTTGATTCATTATTTTATGGAATCTAGTCACCCTGATGCTCCGAGGACGGTCCTTCTGGTTGAAGAAATCGAAATGGTCCGGCAGTATGTACAGATCGAAAACTTTGTCAGCCATGTCCCCCTAAATATTTCATGGCAGGTTTCCGACGCGGTTCACGCACTGATGCTTCCTCCTACGACGCTTATGACTTTGGTTATGAATGCATTGAAGCATGGTGACGCACACTGCTCCGATAAGCCCGTCGAGATCGTTATTCAGCCAGCCCCAGATAGCGTTGAAATACATGTCCGAAACCCCATACCCGCCGTACGCAAGGGGCTTGCCAGCCACGGCCTTGGCCTGAGTAATCTTTCGAGACGATTAGAAATGACATTCGGAAGCGGGCACAAGTTCGTGCATGGCTTTACTTCGCAAGGTTACTCTGCTGAGATTAGTATATACAAATGTGGATCATTAAATTAA
- a CDS encoding LytR/AlgR family response regulator transcription factor — protein MKQWTAIILDDQQASIERLLEMMKDVEYVNVTKSFTDPKRALTYMRVNPIDLLILDVQLGGMSGFEFLESLPKLNFKTILYTAYPQYEDQGYQRNVVDVLLKPVSPIRLKIALSRLDAEMKSDLPELSDRDSLQHYDDYFNVKGPYRYVRTIVRFINITHVEKAGNSVCIYLNNGKDPLISNSTFEHIMDKLPSRWFIKCGKGRLFNVYYFHSYSHNQIRLNYVEKLIPVGELAKHPELKTFLNSNNI, from the coding sequence ATGAAACAATGGACAGCAATTATCCTCGATGACCAGCAAGCGAGCATAGAGCGATTACTTGAGATGATGAAAGATGTAGAATATGTCAACGTCACCAAGTCTTTTACCGACCCAAAAAGAGCACTAACATATATGCGCGTTAATCCGATAGACTTGTTAATACTGGACGTTCAGCTGGGGGGCATGTCTGGCTTTGAATTCCTAGAATCGCTTCCGAAATTGAACTTTAAGACGATTTTGTACACTGCCTACCCGCAGTATGAAGATCAAGGATATCAAAGGAATGTGGTGGATGTTTTGCTAAAACCAGTCTCACCCATCCGCTTGAAAATAGCACTCTCGCGTTTGGATGCAGAAATGAAAAGTGATTTGCCAGAGCTGAGCGACCGAGATTCACTCCAGCATTATGATGATTACTTCAATGTAAAAGGCCCATATCGATATGTACGGACCATCGTGCGCTTTATCAATATTACTCACGTGGAGAAGGCAGGGAACAGCGTGTGCATCTATTTGAACAATGGGAAAGACCCTTTAATATCCAACAGCACGTTTGAACATATTATGGACAAATTGCCCAGCCGCTGGTTCATCAAATGCGGTAAAGGTAGGCTGTTCAATGTGTATTACTTCCATTCATACAGCCACAACCAAATTCGATTGAATTATGTGGAAAAGCTAATCCCTGTAGGGGAGCTGGCCAAACATCCCGAACTCAAGACGTTCCTGAACAGCAATAATATTTAG